The genomic DNA CCTGACCCTTGGTTTCCGTAAAAGTAGGACTTCACCTTTTACAAGATCATTATAGCCCAATGATGCTAAACCAACAGAGAATATGACAGATGAAGAGAACTTGAATTTCAACATCCAATCACCTGTTTAAAGCCCTTAGCTACAGCGTACTACTCTTCTTTCTCACGGTGTTGGGAAGGACCCTCAGATGCATCTGCAGGCTTCTTGATACTAGCTTGAGCCTCAGCAAGAAACTCAGGATCAGGCTCGTGTTTCTCCGACGGCTCCTTCATAGCCATATATATGTAGAATCCAATCACCACGTTGACCGATATGACAGCGAGGAAACCGCT from Punica granatum isolate Tunisia-2019 chromosome 2, ASM765513v2, whole genome shotgun sequence includes the following:
- the LOC116195129 gene encoding uncharacterized protein LOC116195129 yields the protein MAGVVSKFFVASMFMWMAPIAILYGFNNNLFPGLSELSPHSLTLLSGFLAVISVNVVIGFYIYMAMKEPSEKHEPDPEFLAEAQASIKKPADASEGPSQHREKEE